In Priestia megaterium NBRC 15308 = ATCC 14581, the following proteins share a genomic window:
- a CDS encoding GNAT family N-acetyltransferase, with amino-acid sequence MSNYFPVIKTKRLTLREFETEDASNILKYLSDKEVMKHYGLEPFKTVEDALNEIAWYKSILNEKSGIRWGITLKEQDDIIGSCGFLNRVHNHYRAEIGYELSKDYWGNGIANEALGAVIKYGFTHLNLRRIEALIEPANAASQKLIKKHGFIKEGLLRSYEFTGGKFDDLYMYSLLKQDFEKLQA; translated from the coding sequence GTGTCAAATTATTTTCCCGTCATTAAAACAAAAAGGCTTACCCTAAGGGAATTTGAAACAGAAGACGCAAGCAATATTTTAAAATACTTATCTGATAAAGAAGTAATGAAACACTACGGACTAGAGCCTTTTAAAACGGTTGAAGATGCTTTAAATGAGATTGCGTGGTATAAATCAATCTTAAACGAAAAATCTGGAATAAGATGGGGTATTACTCTTAAAGAACAGGATGACATTATTGGCAGCTGCGGATTTCTTAATAGAGTTCATAACCATTACCGTGCAGAAATTGGATATGAGCTAAGCAAAGATTACTGGGGGAATGGGATTGCTAATGAGGCATTGGGCGCCGTTATAAAATATGGTTTTACACATTTAAATTTGCGGAGAATTGAAGCATTAATAGAGCCCGCTAATGCTGCTTCACAAAAATTAATAAAAAAGCATGGCTTTATAAAAGAAGGTCTATTAAGAAGCTACGAATTTACGGGTGGGAAATTTGATGATTTGTATATGTATTCTTTATTAAAGCAAGACTTTGAGAAGCTTCAAGCTTAG
- a CDS encoding YczE/YyaS/YitT family protein — MKYVVYAGGILLLTLGIALTIQSNLGASPFDALLVGLSLNVGLSVGSWEMILASVLICVNALLSKQKPEVLGLLTAFITGLGIDIWLFLLESWAPFEIWYSKLCCYGIGLIIIGVGTSAYLHTNFAPIPIDRLTLIIQKLVKTNLFLARTLIYFTFLLAAMILNGPIGVGTLLTVFLGGVLLNFFMPITKRALDCILTNSRISQNHTKDHKRSIT, encoded by the coding sequence GTGAAATATGTTGTTTATGCAGGAGGAATTTTACTATTAACTCTGGGAATTGCTTTGACGATCCAATCCAACCTAGGAGCTTCACCTTTTGATGCACTTTTAGTTGGACTATCCCTAAACGTAGGTCTTAGCGTTGGAAGCTGGGAAATGATACTTGCCAGTGTTTTAATTTGCGTCAATGCTCTTTTAAGCAAACAAAAGCCGGAAGTACTGGGACTGTTGACCGCATTCATTACGGGTCTTGGTATTGATATATGGCTTTTTTTATTAGAGAGTTGGGCTCCCTTTGAGATATGGTACAGCAAATTATGTTGTTATGGAATTGGTTTAATCATTATAGGTGTAGGAACCTCTGCCTATTTACATACAAATTTTGCACCCATTCCAATTGATCGCTTAACATTAATCATACAAAAACTAGTTAAAACAAATTTATTTCTCGCAAGAACATTGATTTACTTCACATTTTTACTAGCTGCAATGATTTTAAACGGACCAATTGGTGTTGGAACGTTATTAACCGTGTTTTTAGGCGGCGTGCTGCTTAATTTTTTTATGCCCATTACTAAAAGAGCATTAGACTGCATTTTAACAAACTCTCGTATATCACAAAATCATACTAAAGATCATAAACGCTCCATTACATAA
- a CDS encoding MarR family winged helix-turn-helix transcriptional regulator, which translates to MSEILREIGMIARALDSISNIEFKEYDLSKGQYLYLVRICENPGIIQEKLAEMIKVDRTTAARAIKKLEMNGFIEKKDDLHNKKNKNLFPTEKGKNVYPFIKRENDYSDKVALEGFTQEEADTILKLVQRVRKNIETDWEFVKKGNKRNY; encoded by the coding sequence ATGAGTGAAATTCTGCGTGAAATTGGAATGATAGCAAGAGCATTGGATTCGATTAGTAATATAGAATTTAAAGAGTATGACCTGTCTAAGGGGCAGTATTTGTATTTAGTGCGAATATGTGAAAATCCCGGAATCATTCAAGAAAAGTTAGCTGAGATGATAAAAGTAGATCGAACAACAGCGGCTCGGGCTATAAAAAAGCTTGAAATGAATGGTTTTATTGAGAAGAAAGACGATCTCCACAATAAAAAAAATAAAAACCTTTTTCCTACTGAAAAGGGCAAGAACGTATATCCGTTTATAAAAAGAGAAAATGATTATTCTGATAAAGTGGCATTAGAAGGTTTTACCCAGGAAGAAGCAGATACCATTCTTAAGCTGGTTCAAAGAGTAAGGAAAAATATAGAAACAGACTGGGAGTTTGTCAAAAAAGGAAATAAGAGAAATTATTGA
- a CDS encoding GNAT family N-acetyltransferase has protein sequence MSVMMDIKKCTLEDVNHLKNISYKTFNETFKDQNSPENMKAYLEKAFTVEQLEKELSNTSSQFFFMYVNHEIAGYLKVNTDDAQSEEMGEEALEIERIYIGNSFQKRGLGKHLFNKAVEIATTLNKKKMWLGVWEKNKNAIAFYKKQGFVQTGSHSFYMGDEEQIDFIMVKTLL, from the coding sequence ATGTCAGTGATGATGGATATAAAAAAATGTACTCTTGAAGATGTAAATCACCTTAAAAATATTAGCTACAAAACATTTAATGAAACGTTTAAAGATCAAAATTCACCTGAAAACATGAAAGCTTATTTAGAAAAAGCATTTACAGTCGAACAGTTAGAAAAAGAACTATCAAATACGTCCTCGCAATTCTTTTTTATGTATGTTAATCATGAAATTGCAGGTTATTTAAAGGTTAATACGGATGATGCTCAATCTGAAGAGATGGGGGAAGAAGCGCTTGAAATTGAAAGAATTTATATAGGTAACAGCTTTCAAAAACGAGGGCTTGGTAAACATTTATTTAATAAAGCAGTAGAGATAGCAACGACACTTAATAAAAAGAAAATGTGGTTAGGCGTGTGGGAAAAAAATAAAAATGCGATTGCTTTTTACAAGAAACAGGGATTTGTTCAAACTGGATCTCACTCGTTTTATATGGGAGACGAAGAACAAATAGACTTTATTATGGTTAAAACACTTTTATAG
- a CDS encoding metalloregulator ArsR/SmtB family transcription factor has product MQLDKLVNYHKAVGDPTRIRIISLLKKGSLHGQAIAYKLGLQPSTITHHISKLRDVGIVYQRRQGNIVYFYLDLERLEYNSKAILSIGEDSMENQDNHLQDKDKLSIVKNFINSDGTLKIIPSQRKKKNVILAYLIRDLQHGKTYQEKELNEHIKKYHEDYATIRRELIMQHFMYRQNGEYELNPKEMWPVIF; this is encoded by the coding sequence ATGCAATTAGATAAGTTGGTGAATTACCATAAAGCCGTTGGTGATCCTACCAGAATTAGAATTATTTCACTATTAAAAAAAGGATCTCTTCACGGGCAAGCAATTGCTTACAAACTGGGGTTACAGCCTTCAACTATCACTCATCATATTTCAAAGCTAAGAGATGTAGGAATTGTTTATCAAAGAAGACAAGGGAACATTGTTTATTTTTATCTAGACCTTGAAAGACTTGAATATAACTCGAAGGCTATTTTAAGTATTGGAGAGGATTCGATGGAAAATCAAGACAACCATTTACAGGATAAAGACAAATTATCTATTGTTAAAAACTTTATAAATAGTGACGGTACTTTAAAAATCATTCCAAGTCAAAGAAAGAAAAAGAACGTGATATTAGCCTATTTAATACGTGATTTACAGCACGGAAAAACGTATCAAGAAAAAGAATTAAATGAACATATTAAAAAATATCATGAAGATTATGCAACGATTCGCAGAGAGTTAATTATGCAGCATTTTATGTATAGGCAAAATGGAGAATATGAGTTAAATCCGAAAGAGATGTGGCCCGTTATTTTTTAA
- a CDS encoding type 1 glutamine amidotransferase domain-containing protein, giving the protein MTGNSKILMVVTNGHTMENGELAGIWLTEFSEAYLEFKKEGYEVVVASPKGGTSPVDPNSLTDDVTDEDKEAGKLLENTKSLADISSQEFAGMFVPGGHGTMFDFPDDTRLHRLLTEFAEDDKLIAAVCHGPAALVGGKLKNGEPIVKGKRITAFTDSEEKDTTLDKYMPFLLETKLRELGAEFIAKDNWSDHIEVDGKLLTGQNPQSTISLAKEFVRALNA; this is encoded by the coding sequence ATGACAGGAAATTCAAAAATTTTAATGGTTGTTACAAATGGACATACAATGGAAAACGGAGAGCTTGCTGGTATTTGGCTTACGGAATTTTCTGAAGCATATTTAGAATTTAAAAAAGAAGGATACGAAGTAGTCGTAGCAAGTCCAAAAGGCGGAACATCGCCTGTGGATCCTAACAGCTTAACAGATGATGTGACGGACGAAGACAAAGAAGCAGGAAAGCTTTTAGAGAATACAAAATCATTAGCTGATATAAGTTCACAAGAATTTGCAGGTATGTTTGTACCTGGAGGGCACGGAACAATGTTTGACTTTCCAGACGATACGCGCTTACATCGTTTGCTAACAGAATTTGCTGAAGACGACAAGCTAATTGCAGCGGTATGCCACGGACCGGCAGCTCTTGTAGGCGGAAAGCTTAAAAACGGTGAGCCGATTGTAAAAGGAAAACGTATTACAGCGTTTACTGATTCAGAAGAGAAAGATACAACGTTAGATAAATACATGCCGTTTCTTCTTGAAACAAAGCTTCGTGAGCTAGGCGCTGAGTTTATTGCAAAAGATAATTGGAGCGATCATATTGAAGTAGACGGAAAGCTTTTAACAGGACAAAATCCACAGTCTACTATCAGCCTCGCAAAAGAATTTGTACGTGCTTTAAACGCGTAA
- a CDS encoding DUF6980 family protein: protein MKKHCCDYMNYHANFTCGIHSDPFDCPDNLILFDKTNKAYGLIIHDGGSSIIGISFCPWCGAKL, encoded by the coding sequence ATGAAAAAGCATTGCTGCGATTATATGAATTATCATGCGAACTTTACGTGTGGTATTCATAGTGATCCGTTTGATTGTCCAGATAATCTTATCTTATTTGATAAAACAAATAAGGCATACGGTTTAATTATCCATGATGGTGGTTCATCCATCATTGGAATTTCATTTTGTCCATGGTGTGGTGCAAAGCTATGA
- a CDS encoding bleomycin resistance protein: MKFNKLIPELSVKDIHKSKKFYLEILGFKLNYERTEDQFTFISLNGAQMMIEQCNGHWETAELEYPYGRGINFQIEVENIEVILQNLKNHNISLFRDTMINNYSGFTQKEFIVQDPDGYLLRFSQAYSIQ, encoded by the coding sequence ATGAAATTTAATAAGTTAATACCAGAACTATCAGTAAAAGATATTCACAAATCAAAAAAGTTTTATTTAGAGATACTTGGATTTAAACTTAACTATGAACGTACTGAGGACCAATTTACATTTATTTCACTAAACGGAGCACAAATGATGATTGAGCAATGTAATGGTCATTGGGAAACTGCTGAACTTGAATACCCATATGGCCGAGGGATTAATTTTCAAATTGAAGTAGAAAATATAGAGGTTATTTTACAAAACTTAAAGAACCATAATATTTCACTTTTTAGAGACACTATGATAAATAACTATAGTGGCTTTACTCAGAAAGAATTTATAGTTCAAGACCCAGATGGCTACTTGCTAAGGTTTTCTCAGGCTTATTCAATACAATAG
- a CDS encoding DUF6366 family protein → MNEEKETPERKRERLKYEELKRNPAGNMNDAFNRNEAGNLSGLAGSLGWKGLGILITVLIIGFIVVSLFLK, encoded by the coding sequence ATGAACGAAGAAAAAGAAACACCCGAAAGAAAAAGAGAGAGATTAAAATACGAAGAGTTAAAAAGAAACCCCGCAGGGAATATGAATGATGCATTTAATAGAAATGAAGCTGGAAACCTATCTGGTTTAGCAGGCAGCTTAGGATGGAAGGGGCTAGGTATACTTATTACTGTACTGATTATAGGCTTTATCGTTGTGTCCCTATTTTTAAAATAA
- a CDS encoding HAD family hydrolase — protein MLQSLIFDMDGTLFQTDKILELSLDDTFNHLRTINQWDASTPIDKYREIMGVPLPKVWEALLPIHSDEMRKYTDDYFLKSLVENIRKGKGALYPNAKEVFSYLKENNCSIYIASNGLKEYLEAIVDHYDLNNWVTETFSIQQIQTLDKGDLVKTIIKKYDIKHAAVVGDRLSDINAARDNGLMAVGCNFDFAQEAELAQADVVIDDLKELKRIVSNINNSLSV, from the coding sequence ATGTTGCAATCACTGATTTTTGATATGGACGGAACGCTGTTTCAAACAGATAAGATTTTAGAATTATCGCTTGATGATACCTTTAACCATTTGCGCACAATCAATCAATGGGACGCTAGTACTCCTATTGATAAGTATCGTGAGATTATGGGTGTACCTTTACCAAAAGTATGGGAAGCTTTATTACCTATTCATTCAGATGAAATGAGAAAGTATACGGATGACTATTTTTTGAAAAGCTTAGTGGAGAATATAAGAAAAGGGAAAGGTGCTTTATATCCCAATGCAAAAGAGGTCTTTAGCTATTTAAAAGAAAATAATTGTTCCATTTACATAGCAAGTAACGGTTTAAAAGAATATTTAGAAGCAATTGTAGACCATTACGATTTGAATAATTGGGTGACAGAAACATTTAGTATTCAACAAATCCAAACCCTCGATAAAGGTGATTTAGTCAAAACAATTATAAAAAAATATGATATCAAACATGCTGCAGTAGTAGGAGACCGCCTATCTGATATCAATGCTGCAAGAGATAATGGTTTAATGGCAGTGGGGTGTAATTTTGATTTTGCTCAAGAAGCTGAGCTTGCGCAGGCTGATGTGGTAATAGATGATTTGAAGGAGTTAAAAAGGATTGTATCTAACATAAATAATAGCTTGTCAGTCTAA
- a CDS encoding YesK family protein: protein MAIMYLIVITTVACLLLLSYKLGRTTSSLKYTIPLIAGIVSLSVVVISYFYGGLTGMGIGVVNFAIFIGSIISIIILSLSEIIKSKESPMNKS from the coding sequence ATGGCTATAATGTACTTGATTGTTATAACTACAGTTGCTTGCTTACTTTTACTTTCATACAAACTGGGCAGAACAACATCCTCTTTAAAATATACAATACCTTTAATTGCAGGAATAGTTAGTCTAAGTGTTGTTGTCATAAGCTATTTTTACGGAGGATTAACTGGTATGGGAATTGGAGTAGTTAATTTTGCTATTTTTATAGGATCAATTATATCTATAATCATCCTATCGTTAAGTGAGATAATAAAAAGTAAAGAAAGCCCCATGAATAAATCTTAG
- a CDS encoding NUDIX hydrolase, with the protein MQDKTMITKVMAYITRFNEPYTELLVCEHKDYPEAGVQVPAGTVEEGETIEEALYREVKEESGLMDFLSVNKIKTYVYHHESKSQYHERHVFHLEVQEETAERWEYKVNSEGEDAGLIFFYYWVPVGAVPKLAANQDDCINQLFV; encoded by the coding sequence ATGCAAGATAAAACGATGATAACAAAAGTTATGGCTTACATAACTAGATTCAATGAGCCCTATACAGAGTTACTAGTTTGCGAACACAAAGATTATCCAGAAGCAGGAGTTCAAGTTCCAGCCGGTACTGTAGAAGAAGGAGAAACAATTGAAGAAGCTTTATATAGAGAGGTCAAAGAAGAGTCTGGGTTAATGGATTTTTTATCGGTGAACAAAATAAAAACATACGTTTATCATCATGAAAGTAAAAGTCAGTATCATGAACGACATGTTTTTCATTTAGAAGTTCAAGAAGAAACGGCAGAAAGGTGGGAATATAAGGTGAATTCTGAAGGGGAAGATGCAGGATTAATCTTTTTCTATTATTGGGTTCCTGTTGGAGCTGTTCCTAAACTAGCTGCAAATCAAGATGACTGCATTAATCAGTTATTCGTATAG
- a CDS encoding YkvA family protein, producing the protein MLNQLKLWAKKLKKQLFILYLAYKDERVSWYTKLFTACVVAYAFSPIDLIPDFIPVLGYIDDIIIVPLGIMIALKMLPKNVIEDCTLKAEELIHNEKPKNWVAGSIIIIVWLLIFMWSCFIVFKFLN; encoded by the coding sequence ATGCTTAATCAATTAAAGCTGTGGGCTAAAAAGTTAAAAAAGCAGCTATTTATCTTATACTTAGCTTATAAAGATGAACGAGTATCTTGGTATACCAAATTATTTACTGCTTGTGTTGTTGCATATGCCTTCAGTCCAATCGACTTAATTCCTGATTTTATACCGGTTTTAGGCTATATTGACGATATAATCATTGTTCCTTTAGGAATTATGATTGCTTTGAAGATGCTGCCTAAAAATGTAATAGAGGACTGCACACTAAAAGCAGAAGAGCTCATTCACAATGAAAAACCTAAAAACTGGGTTGCAGGTTCAATTATTATCATAGTATGGCTACTTATTTTTATGTGGAGTTGTTTTATTGTTTTTAAGTTTTTAAACTGA
- a CDS encoding DUF2062 domain-containing protein has product MNKIVVLKRRFKYLLIKLLRLKDHSHKVALGFSLGSVVNFVPTFGFGLIISVGLAKLCKGNSIAGLVGGMFFMWAFPLMFYLNTVVGGYIFPLDFDQTLLQSADGNLDNRLELGAKVGKNFLTGMFLNSFLFGSILYIVSYYIINQYRGFLLHYISKKWIIKKRTK; this is encoded by the coding sequence GTGAACAAAATAGTGGTTTTGAAGCGCCGGTTTAAATACTTACTTATTAAACTATTACGATTAAAAGATCATTCACATAAAGTTGCGCTAGGTTTTAGTCTAGGTTCTGTTGTGAACTTTGTTCCTACCTTTGGATTTGGCCTTATAATATCCGTAGGTTTAGCTAAGTTATGTAAAGGAAACAGCATAGCAGGACTCGTTGGTGGAATGTTTTTTATGTGGGCTTTTCCGTTGATGTTTTATTTGAATACAGTAGTTGGAGGATATATATTTCCACTTGATTTTGATCAAACTTTACTTCAAAGTGCAGATGGAAATTTGGATAATCGACTAGAACTAGGAGCGAAAGTAGGAAAGAATTTTTTAACGGGAATGTTTCTTAATAGCTTTTTGTTTGGAAGTATACTCTATATTGTTAGTTACTATATTATAAATCAGTACAGAGGCTTTCTCTTACACTACATCTCTAAAAAATGGATAATAAAAAAACGTACTAAATAA
- a CDS encoding peptidoglycan-binding protein — protein MKKIISSLALCSSLIVLPTISHAALGDKLLKEGMTDPDVKELQDVLRQKGIFSATSTGYFGSITKDSVLSFQRSHSLTADGIVGSNTYQALIGNSTSAVTSSTLLKYGMTSNEVEKVQQLLKEKGYFNATPTGYFGTVTQTAVMNFQRDHGLAVDGIVGPATLNALNNTSSSSTGSSTVNSSTQATASDIVAYSKKFIGVPYVWGGTSPSGFDCSGFIYYVFKNGGGVTVPRTVATLYQSGKSTSTPNVGDIVFFDTTGGPSHAGIYIGNGQFIHAGSSTGVTIASLSNSYWAPRYLGSKSIL, from the coding sequence GTGAAAAAGATAATTTCTTCATTAGCTTTATGCTCATCATTGATTGTTTTGCCAACAATCAGCCATGCAGCTTTAGGAGACAAGCTATTAAAAGAAGGTATGACAGATCCAGACGTAAAAGAATTACAGGATGTTTTAAGACAGAAGGGCATATTTTCAGCTACTTCGACTGGCTATTTTGGTTCAATTACAAAAGATTCAGTTCTAAGCTTTCAGCGTTCTCATAGTTTAACCGCTGATGGAATTGTAGGATCTAATACATATCAAGCGCTAATAGGTAATTCAACAAGTGCGGTTACGAGCAGTACGCTTCTAAAATATGGAATGACTAGCAATGAAGTTGAAAAAGTACAGCAATTGTTAAAGGAAAAAGGTTACTTTAATGCCACACCAACAGGCTATTTTGGTACAGTTACTCAAACTGCGGTTATGAATTTCCAACGGGATCATGGCTTAGCCGTGGATGGAATAGTAGGTCCAGCTACTTTGAATGCCTTAAATAACACATCTAGCAGCTCCACTGGTTCTTCAACTGTCAATAGTTCAACGCAAGCGACAGCTAGTGATATTGTTGCTTATTCCAAAAAATTCATAGGCGTACCATATGTGTGGGGAGGAACGTCTCCGAGTGGTTTCGATTGCAGCGGTTTCATTTATTACGTGTTTAAAAATGGAGGTGGAGTAACTGTACCGCGAACAGTAGCTACCTTGTATCAGTCAGGAAAAAGTACATCTACTCCAAATGTAGGAGATATTGTGTTCTTTGATACTACTGGAGGTCCTTCACATGCTGGAATTTATATTGGAAACGGGCAGTTTATTCATGCTGGCAGTTCAACGGGTGTAACTATTGCATCGTTAAGCAATTCTTACTGGGCACCTCGTTATTTAGGAAGTAAATCTATCCTCTAA
- a CDS encoding YdcF family protein: MQKIKGKRIKISIFMLGLGIVFFLFAGKELVVNEKPVKSDVIIVLSGDNDRLEKGIELYKKGYASHLILSNGQENNFYHQAKESGVPENSIILENHATSTTENAKFTKRLMMNYHFQSAIVVSSNYHMKRVEKNFNKEFKDTQIQLTYCSSGSRYYNPQRWWETALNRKVTYTEYVKLIGNYFGFSGKKSKELLREFI; this comes from the coding sequence ATGCAAAAAATTAAAGGTAAAAGAATAAAAATCAGTATATTTATGCTGGGATTAGGGATTGTTTTTTTTCTGTTTGCCGGGAAAGAGCTTGTGGTAAACGAAAAGCCGGTAAAATCTGACGTGATTATTGTGTTAAGCGGTGATAATGATCGACTGGAGAAAGGAATTGAATTATATAAAAAAGGCTATGCCTCTCATTTAATCCTTTCGAATGGTCAAGAGAATAATTTTTATCATCAAGCCAAGGAATCAGGGGTACCTGAGAATTCAATTATATTAGAAAATCACGCTACAAGTACTACGGAAAATGCTAAATTCACAAAAAGGCTAATGATGAACTATCATTTTCAATCCGCTATCGTTGTTTCTTCCAACTATCATATGAAAAGGGTAGAAAAAAACTTTAATAAAGAATTTAAGGATACCCAAATACAATTAACCTATTGTTCTAGTGGAAGTCGCTATTATAATCCACAGAGATGGTGGGAAACTGCTTTAAATAGAAAAGTTACCTACACAGAATACGTCAAGCTTATTGGCAATTATTTTGGTTTTAGCGGAAAGAAATCTAAAGAATTATTAAGAGAATTTATCTAA
- a CDS encoding DUF998 domain-containing protein, translated as MILYISKKLGILSWFATCLYFLVEPFFILTSTASYSFLHHAMSDLGVTSCGTYTYSIAPHEICSPHNFWMNVLFIINGLTLSIGVLYISQNLKKTKITQLATAFILILALGNIVSGFIPADINLFWHSIFAQLGMITVLAGFWIYASSLTSGKYWTYGCLVSLLFILILIMFVFFVPMPTGLLQRLFYLVIFIWGTVLSFMLNK; from the coding sequence ATGATTCTGTATATATCGAAAAAGCTTGGCATTTTAAGCTGGTTTGCTACTTGCTTGTATTTTTTAGTTGAACCTTTTTTTATTTTGACTTCAACTGCTTCCTACAGTTTTTTACATCACGCAATGAGTGATCTTGGCGTAACTTCTTGTGGAACCTACACCTATTCAATTGCACCTCATGAAATTTGCTCTCCTCACAATTTCTGGATGAATGTATTGTTTATTATAAACGGATTAACACTTTCAATTGGTGTTCTGTACATTTCACAAAACCTAAAGAAAACAAAAATAACCCAACTAGCAACAGCTTTTATTCTTATATTAGCTTTGGGTAACATTGTTTCAGGCTTTATACCGGCTGATATAAATTTATTTTGGCATTCAATATTCGCTCAACTTGGCATGATCACTGTTTTAGCTGGTTTTTGGATATATGCATCTTCTTTAACCAGCGGCAAGTATTGGACTTATGGCTGTTTAGTCTCCTTACTATTCATCCTCATACTCATTATGTTTGTATTTTTTGTTCCTATGCCTACCGGTCTGCTGCAAAGATTATTCTATTTAGTAATCTTTATATGGGGCACCGTGCTTTCCTTTATGTTAAACAAGTAA
- a CDS encoding DinB family protein, which produces MYNTISDFIKEWNSEAMLTQKVLDSLTDDSLKQQVYPEGRTLGRIAWHFTTNIPDYLTEFGLSIDRIESTASVPSSAQEIAITFKNVSSHAAKIIEQQWTDESLELTQEAFGRTQSNATILMGLIKHIVHHRGQITILMRQAGLKPPGVYGPPKEDWVHLGVENPPL; this is translated from the coding sequence ATGTATAACACCATTTCAGATTTTATCAAAGAATGGAACAGCGAAGCCATGCTAACTCAAAAAGTTTTGGATAGCTTAACAGATGATTCATTGAAACAACAAGTTTACCCTGAAGGACGTACGTTAGGAAGAATTGCTTGGCATTTTACAACAAATATTCCAGATTATCTAACTGAATTCGGACTGAGCATAGACAGAATAGAAAGTACAGCAAGCGTTCCATCTTCAGCACAGGAAATCGCTATAACCTTTAAAAATGTAAGTTCTCACGCTGCTAAAATCATTGAACAGCAATGGACAGATGAATCTTTAGAACTCACTCAAGAAGCGTTCGGAAGAACCCAATCAAATGCCACAATCTTAATGGGACTAATCAAGCATATTGTTCATCACCGAGGTCAAATTACCATTCTGATGCGTCAAGCAGGACTAAAACCCCCTGGAGTTTATGGACCTCCAAAAGAAGATTGGGTTCATTTAGGTGTGGAAAACCCACCGCTTTAA